From Podospora bellae-mahoneyi strain CBS 112042 chromosome 3, whole genome shotgun sequence, the proteins below share one genomic window:
- a CDS encoding hypothetical protein (EggNog:ENOG503P5QR): MASTNQDKVTFRDTIRAWGTSSIPPMTLSSLALALHLRPFQPLPFLFSPLLAFSSYLTLAGFKVDGAGTNAAWSGIYVLLASRRSPPGGVRQKFMSLRGGVRGLAMGIGAINTVCGAYVYATGDRKAEEEERREVNRWGVYDD; encoded by the exons ATGGCTTCAACAAACCAAGACAAAGTCACCTTCCGTGACACCATCCGCGCCTGGGGCA catcctccatccccccaatgaccctctcctccctagCCCTagccctccacctccgcccttttcaacccctccccttcctcttctcccccctcctcgccttctcctcctacctcaccctcgccggctTCAAAGTCGACGGCGCCGGCACAAACGCAGCCTGGTCAGGCATCTacgtcctcctcgcctcccgccGCTCACCCCCGGGCGGCGTCCGCCAAAAGTTCATGTCCCTCCGCGGCGGCGTCCGCGGACTCGCAATGGGAATCGGCGCCATCAACACCGTCTGCGGAGCCTACGTCTACGCTACCGGCGACCGCaaggcagaagaagaagagaggagggaaGTAAACAGGTGGGGGGTGTATGATGATTAA
- the HLJ1 gene encoding Chaperone protein dnaJ (COG:O; EggNog:ENOG503NWSB), whose product MPEAKTSGASASDATARSRTAAGTSSTHNGHNQGSQSRTYTPDQKAAVLRIRRCSPTAFYEILDIQKTCTDSEVKKAYRKLSLLTHPDKNGHEHADEAFKMVARAFSVLGDKEKRDKFDRFGTDPDSRFESARAAAREGGGMGGFGGRPRGGGFGGWEEEISPEEMFARFFGGGGGGMGGGFGGPFGGMDGGQFFFNLGGMGGPGIRVHQFGGGRPRARPRNPGQEEPPASMLGTILGLLPIIILFIFPIISSIFSGLTTITTPATPSMVFDHPYASYTVERMMPNYKTKYYLNKADIKSYTPAKFNWLDRQAEVVFVQQLRIECEKEMQRKQELKDQATGWFSYNKDKMELANNFPMPQCRRLNSLNK is encoded by the exons ATGCCCGAAGCCAAAACCTCCGGCGCTTCCGCCAGCGACGCCACCGCCCGCTCCCGCACAGCAGccggcacctcctccacccacaaCGGCCACAACCAAGGCTCCCAATCGCGCACCTACACCCCCGACCAAAAAGCTGCCGTCCTCCGCATCCGCCGCTGCTCCCCCACCGCCTTCTACGAGATCCTCGACATCCAAAAAACATGCACCGACTCCGAGGTGAAAAAGGCATACCGcaagctctccctcctgACACACCCCGACAAAAACGGGCACGAGCACGCGGACGAGGCGTTCAAGATGGTCGCAAGAGCGTTCAGTGTCTTGGGGGATAAGGAAAAGAGGGATAAATTTGATCGGTTTGGGACTGATCCCGATAGTAGATTCGAGTCGGCCAGGGcagcggcgagggagggaggagggatgggtgggtttggggggcggccaagggggggaggtttcgggggttgggaggaggaaattAGTCCTGAAGAAATGTTTGCTaggttttttgggggtggtggcggggggatgggtggtgggtttggggggcCTTTTGGGG GTATGGACGGCGGACaattcttcttcaacctcggcGGCATGGGCGGGCCAGGGATAAGAGTCCACCAattcggcggcggcagacCAAGAGCAAGGCCTAGAAACCCCGGGCAGGAGGAACCACCGGCCAGCATGCTCGGGACGATACTGGGACTTttacccatcatcatcttaTTCATCTTTCCGATCATTTCGTCTATTTTCTCCGGGTTGACGACCATCACGACGCCGGCGACGCCGAGCATGGTGTTTGACCATCCGTATGCGTCGTATACTGTCGAGAGGATGATGCCAAACTACAAGACAAAGTACTACCTCAACAAGGCCGACATCAAGTCTTACACCCCGGCCAAGTTCAATTGGTTGGATAGGCAGGCcgaggtggtgtttgtgcAGCAGCTGAGGATCGAGTGTGAGAAGGAGATGCAGAGGAAGCAGGAGCTGAAGGACCAGGCGACGGGGTGGTTTTCTTacaacaaggacaagatGGAGTTGGCTAATAACTTTCCCATGCCGCAGTGTAGGAGGCTGAATTCGTTGAACAAGTAG
- a CDS encoding hypothetical protein (EggNog:ENOG503NXMD; COG:F) — protein sequence MAPSAIATTPTTAPTASLSTEYSDTITFYLNGTRVVLDDVDPEATLLEYLRGIGLTGTKLGCSEGGCGACTLVLSGFNPTTKKIYHASINACLAPLVAIDGKHVITVEGIGNVSRPHPAQERIAKGNGSQCGFCTPGIVMSLYSMLRNKADSKEELTEEEIEEGFDGNLCRCTGYRSILNAAQTFATTGKKVKAVANGGCGREGGCCMENGSGGGCGREVDGGEVTKRFTPPGLIEYNPDTELIFPPQLKKHELKPLAFGNKRKKWFRPVTLEQLLEIKSVFPQAKIIGGSTETQIEIKFKAVQYPVSVYVADIPELRQYEFKEDSLEVGANITLTDLEHLALEAREKYGEKRGQVFEAVHKQLKFFAGRQIRNVGTPAGNLVTASPISDLNPVLMAADAVLVAKSLGETTELPMKEFFQGYRKTSLPDDAVLVSIKIPVTREKGEFFRAYKQAKRKDDDIAIVTGALRVRVGEDGVVEEARLVYGGMAPMTVAAKRAGEFLKGRKFAELETLEGTMTALSQDFDLSFGVPGGMASYRKSLALGFFYRFYHDAMKEFAEGERDEEAVEEIEREISTGKEDEAAAAAYEQEIVGKSNNHVAALKQATGEAQYTDDIPPARNELHGCMVLSTKAHAKLLSVDFSPALDVPGVVDYIDKNDMPGSAANRWGAPHFEEVFFAEDEVHTAGQVIGMVLATSAARAAEGARAVRVEYEELPAIFTMEEAIEKESFYKFFREIKKGDPEGAFEKCDYTFTGVARMGGQEHFYLETNAAIAIPKPEDGEMEIWSSTQNPNEAQVYASQVLGVQSNKVVVKVKRMGGGFGGKESRSVPLSSYCALAAKKTRRPVRAMLTREEDMLTSGQRHPFLGRWKVGVNKDGKIQALDLDIFNNGGWSWDLSAAVCERAMTHSDGCYLIPNIHVRGRICKTNTVSNTAFRGFGGPQGMFIAEQYMSEVADRLGMPAERFREINMYKPLEETHFNQPLTDWHVPLMYKQLQEECDYAARRQAITKFNDTHKWRKRGLALIPTKFGISFTALWFNQAGALVHIYHDGSVLVAHGGTEMGQGLHTKMTQIAAQALNVPFDSVYISETATNTVANASATAASASSDLNGYAIYNACQQLNTRLQPYREKLGPKATMKELAHAAYFDRVNLSAQGFYKTPEIGYVWGENKGKMFFYFTQGVTAAEVEIDTLTGSWTCLRADIKMDVGQSINPAIDYGQIQGAFIQGLGLFTMEESLWLRNGPMKGSLATRGPGNYKIPGFRDIPQVFNVSLLKDVEWKDLRTIQRSRGVGEPPLFMGSAVFFAIRDALKAARRQYGVEAGVGVDEKGDGLLRLESPATVERIRLACCDPIVERARVEAREGEKSFFIAI from the exons ATGGCACCCTCCGCCAtagccaccacccccaccacagctCCTACAGCCTCTCTGTCGACAGAATATTCTGACACCATTACATTTTACCTGAACGGCACTCGTGTTGTCCTTGACGATGTCGACCCAGAGGCCACCCTTCTTGAATACCTGCGAGGCATCGGCCTAACTGGCACCAAGCT CGGCTGCTCCGAAGGCGGCTGCGGCGCCTGCACCCTCGTCCTCTCGGGcttcaacccaaccaccaagaaaATCTACCACGCCTCCATCAACGCCTGTCTCGCCCCCCTCGTCGCCATCGACGGCAAACATGTCATCACCGTCGAAGGCATCGGCAACGTCTCCCGCCCACACCCGGCCCAAGAAAGGATAGCAAAGGGCAATGGCTCCCAATGCGGCTTCTGCACCCCGGGGATCGTCATGAGCTTATATTCGATGCTAAGGAACAAGGCCGACAGCAAAGAAGAGCTCACGGaagaggagattgaggagggatttgatgGGAACCTGTGCAGATGCACGGGGTACCGGTCTATCCTGAACGCAGCACAGACTTTTGCCACGACAGGGAAGAAGGTAAAAGCAGTGGCAAATGGGGGCTGTGGCAGGGAAGGAGGCTGCTGTATGGAAAATGGCAgcgggggtgggtgtggGAGAGAGGTGGATGGCGGAGAGGTAACCAAGAGGTTCACACCGCCAGGGTTGATCGAGTACAATCCCGACACGGAACTGATCTTTCCCCCTCAGCTCAAGAAACACGAGCTTAAACCACTCGCGTTTGGAAACAAGCGCAAGAAGTGGTTCAGGCCGGTGACGTTGGAGCAGCTGTTGGAGATCAAGTCTGTGTTTCCGCAGGCGAAGATTATCGGCGGCAGCACGGAGACGCAGATTGAGATCAAGTTCAAGGCGGTGCAGTATCCAGTCAGTGTTTACGTCGCTGACATCCCAGAGCTAAGACAGTACGAGTTCAAGGAGGACTCGCTGGAGGTGGGGGCCAACATTACGCTTACTGACCTGGAGCATCTCGCGCTGGAAGCACGGGAGAAGTACGGGGAGAAGAGAGGGCAGGTCTTCGAGGCGGTGCACAAGCAGCTCAAGTTCTTTGCTGGGAGGCAGATCAGGAATGTTGGCACGCCGGCGGGGAATCTGGTGACGGCGAGTCCGATTTCGGATTTGAATCCTGTTTTGATGGCGGCTGATGCTGTTTTGGTGGCGAAATCGCTGGGCGAGACGACGGAACTTCCGATGAAAGAGTTTTTCCAGGGGTACAGAAAGACAAGCTTGCCGGACGATGCCGTGCTGGTCAGCATCAAGATCCCGGTGACGAGGGAAAAGGGCGAGTTTTTCAGGGCGTACAAGCaggcgaagaggaaggatgATGACATTGCTATCGTGACAGGTgcgttgagggtgagggtgggtgaggatggggttgtggaggaggcgaggttggtgtaCGGCGGTATGGCGCCTATGACGGTGGCGGCGAAGAGGGCCGGCGAGtttttgaaggggaggaagttTGCCGAGTTGGAGACGTTGGAGGGCACGATGACAGCGTTGAGCCAGGACTTTGATCTGAGCTTTGGGGTTCCCGGTGGTATGGCGAGTTACAGGAAGTCATTGGCGTTGGGCTTCTTTTACAGGTTCTATCATGATGCGATGAAGGAGTTTGCTGAGGGCGAAAGAGATGAGGAGGCAGTAGAGGAGATTGAAAGAGAGATCTCAACTGGCAAAGAGGACGAGGCGGCTGCGGCGGCATATGAGCAGGAGATTGTTGGCAAGTCGAACAACCATGTTGCTGCGCTGAAGCAGGCAACTGGTGAAGCTCAATACACAGACGACATCCCACCAGCGAGAAATGAGCTGCATGGCTGCATGGTCCTCTCGACCAAAGCGCACGCCAAGCTGTTGTCGGTTGACTTTTCGCCCGCGCTCGATGTTCCAGGCGTGGTGGATTACATCGACAAGAACGACATGCCCGGCTCGGCAGCCAACCGTTGGGGTGCGCCGCACTTTGAGGAGGTCTTTtttgccgaggatgaggtgcaCACTGCTGGCCAGGTCATTGGTATGGTGCTCGCCACATCTGCTGCTCGCGCTGCCGAGGGTGCTCGCGCTGTCAGGGTCGAGTACGAGGAACTACctgccatcttcaccatggaGGAGGCCATCGAAAAGGAGAGCTTCTACAAGTTCTTCAGAGAGATCAAAAAGGGAGATCCGGAAGGCGCGTTCGAGAAGTGTGACTACACCTTCACCGGTGTTGCCAGGATGGGCGGCCAAGAGCATTTCTATCTCGAGACCAACGCCGCGATCGCTATTCCCAAGCCTGAAGATGGTGAGATGGAGATTTGGTCCAGCACCCAGAACCCCAACGAAGCCCAGGTTTACGCCTCCCAAGTTCTTGGTGTCCAGTCCAACaaggtcgtcgtcaaagtcaagCGCATGGGCGGTGGCTTTGGCGGAAAGGAGTCCAGATCCGTTCCCCTGAGCTCCTACTGCGCTCTCGCTGCTAAAAAGACCCGCAGGCCAGTTCGTGCCATGCTCACCCGCGAGGAGGACATGCTCACTTCGGGCCAGCGCCATCCCTTCCTCGGCCGGTGGAAGGTAGGCGTCAACAAAGATGGCAAGATCCAAGCCCTCGatctcgacatcttcaacaatGGTGGTTGGTCTTGGGATCTCAGCGCTGCTGTCTGTGAGCGCGCCATGACGCACTCCGACGGCTGCTACCTCATCCCCAACATCCACGTCCGCGGCCGCATCTGCAAGACCAACACCGTCTCCAACACGGCTTTCCGCGGGTTTGGTGGTCCCCAAGGCATGTTCATCGCCGAACAGTACATGTCTGAAGTCGCTGATCGTCTCGGCATGCCTGCTGAACGGTTCCGCGAGATCAACATGTACAAGCCGTTGGAGGAGACTCACTTTAACCAACCATTGACTGACTGGCACGTTCCTCTGATGTACAAGCAGCTTCAAGAAGAGTGCGACTATGCCGCTCGCCGGCAAGCAATCACCAAATTCAACGACACACACAAGTGGCGCAAGCGCGGGCTGGCTCTCATCCCAACAAAGTTCGGTATCTCCTTCACAGCTCTTTGGTTCAACCAGGCCGGCGCTCTTGTCCACATTTACCACGATGGTTCCGTCCTCGTCGCCCACGGTGGCACGGAGATGGGTCAAGGTCTCCACACCAAGATGACGCAGATTGCCGCCCAGGCACTCAACGTTCCGTTCGACTCGGTCTACATCTCCGAGACGGCCACCAACACCGTCGCCAACGCGTCTGCCACTGCCGCATCGGCATCATCCGACCTGAACGGCTACGCCATCTACAACGCCTGCCAACAACTCAACACCCGCCTCCAGCCCTACCGTGAAAAGCTCGGGCCCAAGGCAACAATGAAGGAACTCGCCCACGCCGCCTACTTTGACCGAGTCAACCTCTCGGCCCAGGGCTTCTACAAGACCCCCGAGATCGGCTACGTCTGGGGCGAGAACAAGGGCAAGATGTTTTTCTACTTTACCCAAGGCGTCACGGCTGCCGAAGTCGAAATCGACACTTTGACTGGCTCCTGGACCTGTCTGAGAGCGGACATCAAAATGGACGTTGGGCAGTCGATCAACCCGGCTATTGACTATGGTCAGATCCAGGGGGCGTTCATCCAGGGTCTGGGGCTCTTTACGATGGAAGAGTCGCTTTGGTTGAGGAACGGACCGATGAAGGGGAGCCTTGCTACTCGCGGTCCGGGGAACTACAAAATTCCTGGCTTCAGGGATATACCGCAGGTTTTTAATGTGAGCTTGCTCAAAGATGTGGAATGGAAGGATTTGAGGACGATTCAGAGGAgcaggggggtgggtgagcCGCCGCTTTTTATGGGGAGTGCGGTCTTCTTTGCTATCAGGGATGCGctgaaggcggcgaggaggcagtatggtgttgaggcgggggtgggggtggatgagaagggggatgggctgctgaggttggagagCCCGGCGACGGTGGAGAGGATTAGGTTGGCTTGTTGTGATCCTATTGTTGAGAGGGCCAGggtggaggcgagggagggggagaagagtTTTTTTATTGCTatttga
- a CDS encoding hypothetical protein (EggNog:ENOG503NUDW; COG:C), with protein sequence MQLQFYNIINDELRGSEDTHTVTDPRTEEELWPCPIATASDFEDAVAAASKAFLTWSQTSLAERQALLVKLADNIKEHGDELAAVLARETGKSTILANIDVQAAVAQSLYYSQNGLSDEIQHEDDHSRVIATHIPIGTVGAICPWNFPLILSNIKIVSSLVTGNCVIVKPSPFTPYAVLKHIELARGIFPPGVLQVLNGGAELGAAMCSHPGIHKISFTGQTSTGKKVMAACAKTLKKVTLELAGNDACIVLPDADLDKAVPSIASGGFFNAGQVCVASKRIYVHESIYDEFLERLVREVEEKYQVQEDGTVPSVFGPVDNKLQFEIVKGIIEDCKRRGFDIRTGGKTVNVAESGKGFWLEPTIVSRPEEGSLLVQEEQFGPVLPILGWSDEDDVVRRANLANAGLGASVYSRDLKEAERVARRLEAGSVWINQSERPNFAAYFSGIKDSGFGGEMGRQGLLSYAYTKCLHFTK encoded by the exons ATGCAGCTCCAGTTctacaacatcatcaacgatGAGCTCCGCGGAAGCGAAGACACTCACACCGTGACCGATCCCCGAACAGAAGAGGAGCTCTGGCCCTGCCCAATCGCAACCGCCTCGGACTTTGAAGATGCCGTCGCGGCCGCCTCCAAGGCATTCCTCACCTGGTCACAAACCAGCCTCGCCGAGCGTCAAGCCTTGCTCGTGAAGCTGGCCGACAACATCAAGGAGCACGGAGACGAGCTCGCAGCTGTTCTCGCCAGAGAGACCGGCAAATCC accatcctcgccaacatcGACGTCCAAGCCGCCGTCGCCCAATCCCTCTACTACTCCCAAAACGGCCTCTCGGACGAGATCCAGCACGAGGACGACCACTCCAGAGTCATCGCCACCCACATCCCCATCGGCACCGTCGGCGCCATCTGCCCCTGGAacttccccctcatcctctccaacatcaagattgtctcctccctcgtGACGGGGAACTGCGTCATCgtcaaaccctcccccttcaccccttACGCCGTCCTCAAGCACATCGAACTAGCCAGGGGGATCTTCCCCCCGGGCGTGCTGCAGGTGCTGAACGGGGGAGCGGAGCTGGGGGCGGCGATGTGCTCCCACCCGGGGATCCACAAGATATCCTTCACAGGGCAAACGTCAACCGGGAAAAAAGTCATGGCTGCGTGCGCAAAGACTTTGAAAAAGGTCACGCTTGAGCTGGCGGGAAACGATGCTTGTATTGTGCTTCCTGATGCAGATCTTGACAAGGCGGTGCCGAGCATCGCTTCTGGGGGTTTCTTCAACGCAGGTCAGGTTTGTGTCGCGAGTAAGAGGATCTACGTCCACGAGAGCATTTATGACGAGTTcctggagaggttggtgagggaggtggaggaaaagTATCAGGTCCAGGAGGATGGGACGGTGCCGAGCGTGTTTGGGCCGGTGGACAATAAGTTGCAATTTGAGATTGTCAAGGGGATTATTGAGGACTgcaagaggagggggtttgacATCAGGACGGGGGGGAAGACAGTTAATGTGGCcgagagtgggaaggggttttGGTTGGAGCCTACGATTGTCAGTcggccggaggaggggagcttGTTGGTGCAGGAGGAGCAGTTCGGGCCGGTGTTGCCGATTTTGGGGtggagtgatgaggatgatgtggtgaggagggcgaatTTGGCGAATGCTGGGTTGGGCGCGTCGGTTTATTCGAGGGACttgaaggaggcggagagggttgccaggaggttggaggcggGGAGTGTTTGGATCAATCAGAGTGAGAGGCCGAACTTTGCAGCTTATTTCAGCGGGATCAAGGATTCTggctttgggggggagatggggagacaGGGCTTGCTGAGTTATGCTTACACCAAGTGTTTGCATTTTACAAAgtga
- a CDS encoding hypothetical protein (EggNog:ENOG503NVYV; COG:I), with protein sequence MAPKSKAPVYVLGVGMTKFIKPRGKVDYTELGYEAGIKALLDAGITYDDVDNGVACFCYGDSTSGQRVFYQFGMTQIPIVNVNNNCSTGSTGLYMGRTLIASGASDCALVVGWEKMMPGSLGSHWNDRENPIGTTYVMMAQTRGLSKAPGAPQIFGNAGREYMEKYGARKEDFAEIARINHAHSVNNPYSQFQDVYTLEQIMQSPAVHEPLTKLQCCPTSDGGAAAVLVSQSFLDAHPHLKDRAILIAGQALTTDAPSLFSKSSIDLVGREMTQRAAEIALGEAGITARDCQVCELHDCFSANEMCLIDALGLSEPGKAHEFVRSGAITYGPNTKVVVNPSGGLISKGHPLGATGIAQCAELVWHLRGWANNRAVKGTKYALQHNLGLGGAAVVTVYKRPDGQEASVLGSEEVGRVSGVGYNPAVEARGFTEEQADKVRSKRRSEFALTKTLQLMKQAQAKV encoded by the exons ATGGCACCCAAATCCAAAGCCCCCGTCTACGTCCTCGGCGTAGGCATGACCAAGTTCATCAAGCCCCGCGGCAAGGTAGACTACACCGAGCTCGGCTACGAAGCCGGCATCAAAGCCCTCCTCGACGCCGGCATCACCTACGACGACGTCGACAATGGCGTCGCTTGCTTCTGCTACGGCGATTCCACCTCTGGCCAGCGTGTCTTTTACCAGTTTGGCATGACGCAGATTCCCATCgtcaacgtcaacaacaactgcTCTACTGGGTCTACTGGTCTCTACATGGGCCGGACCCTCATTGCGTCTGGAGCGTCTGATTGCgccttggtggtgggctgggaGAAGATGATGCCCGGAAGCTTGGGCTCTCACTGGAACGACAGGGAGAACCCCATCGGCACGACGTATGTGATGATGGCGCAGACCAGGGGGTTGAGCAAGGCCCCGGGGGCGCCGCAGATCTTCGGGAATGCTGGGAGGGAGTACATGGAGAA GTATGGCGCCAGAAAAGAGGACTTTGCCGAGATCGCCCGCATCAACCACGCCCACTCCGTCAACAACCCCTACTCTCAGTTCCAGGACGTCTACACCCTCGAGCAGATCATGCAGTCCCCCGCCGTCCACGAGCCCCTCACCAAGCTCCAGTGCTGCCCTACCTCTGACGgtggtgccgccgccgtcctGGTCTCCCAATCCTTCCTCGACgcccaccctcacctcaaAGACCGCGCCATTCTCATCGCCGGTCAGGCTCTCACCACCGACGCGCCATCGCTCTTCTCCAAGTCCTCCATTGATCTTGTGGGCCGGGAGATGACCCAGCGCGCGGCTGAGATCGCCCTGGGGGAAGCAGGCATCACGGCTAGAGACTGCCAAGTCTGCGAACTCCACGACTGCTTTTCCGCCAACGAGATGTGTCTTATTGACGCCCTTGGGTTGTCCGAGCCGGGCAAGGCGCACGAGTTTGTCAGGAGCGGGGCGATCACTTATGGGCCCAACACCAAGGTTGTGGTGAATCCTTCTGGGGGGTTGATCTCGAAGGGGCACCCGCTCGGGGCGACGGGTATCGCGCAGTGTGCCGAGCTGGTCTGGCATCTGAGGGGGTGGGCTAACAACCGGGCGGTGAAAGGGACGAAGTATGCGCTGCAGCATaatttggggttggggggcgCGGCGGTGGTGACTGTTTACAAGAGGCCTGATGGGCAGGAGGCGAGCGTGTTGGGgagtgaggaggtggggagggtgagtgGGGTTGGGTATAAcccggcggtggaggcgaggGGGTTTACGGAGGAGCAGGCTGACAAGGTGAGGAGTAAGAGGAGGAGTGAGTTTGCGTTGACGAAGACGCTGCAGTTGATGAAGCAGGCTCAGGCGAAGGTTTAG
- a CDS encoding hypothetical protein (EggNog:ENOG503PE22), producing the protein MDPSQPTPPPLEADLSLGPVLLSFSLATAASAFSTTFVRFFCLPRQRRAGNGRYKADDWGSLIATLVALISTSFTLVESTTSSPVRALEYDVLGRPWYLMSVTFSKIAICLVYMRVLSGKGSQWRFLLGGLVLVMAVVNFAFALTVNLQCRPLEKIWRWGEVEGSCWDVGVQRDFGFFQGAFGVFTWFFLGGFSVVIFGMGLGDGNTGWEYWGAFGVSSASGIFAIVGTARTAQTSGLGVYTPDHSYASLMATLEQNLGLVAANILTFGTLFASRRKGSRRRTPFQSTSSAGTSRSRKTGKSSSSRAGSITRTITRASSRASSHKSLHSNSTAAEVSNGHNRQGHSASVSSLGSFFRADNNNNDNKNNNNNNNNNHDKYDDDRHSSSDDEGTYFEGEEIDLESGNWWPRGIIKTVSVEVVEEVNVDYVPDRAAGEASSSSGSGGGATRGEGSRRGARNSVVIVQPPKARVKRGSVAFDDRAEESEEMADWEVMIRGGPAR; encoded by the exons ATGGACCCttcccaaccaacaccaccaccgctagAGGCGGACCTCTCCCTCGGCCCCGTCCTCCTTTCCTTCTCGCtggcaacagcagcatccgccttctcaacaacaTTTGTGCGATTCTTTTGCCTTCCACGACAACGCAGAGCTGGGAATGGTAGATACAAGGCTGACGACTGGGGAAGCCTCATCGCCACG CTAGTAGCCCTCATCTCGACAAGCTTCACCCTCGTAGagtccaccacctcttcccccgtCCGGGCACTTGAATACGACGTTCTGGGCCGGCCGTGGTATCTCATGAGTGTCACCTTCAGCAAGATAGCCATCTGTCTTGTCTACATGAGGGTTCTTTCCGGGAAGGGGAGCCAATGGAGGTTTTTGTtaggggggttggtgctcGTTATGGCCGTGGTGAATTTTGCTTTCGCCTTGACGGTGAACTTGCAGTGTAGACCGCTCGAAAAGATctggaggtggggggaggtggaggggagttgCTGGGACGTGGGTGTGCAGAGGGATTTTGGGTTTTTCCAGGGGGCTTTTGGGGTTTTTACTTGGTTTTTCTTGGGGGGGTTCTCGGTTGTAATTTTTGGcatgggtttgggggatgggaacaCGGGGTGGGAGTATTGGGGTGCGTTTGGGGTTTCTTCTGC GTCGGGAATCTTCGCCATTGTCGGGACAGCAAGGACGGCACAAACAAGCGGGCTGGGAGTTTACAcccccgatcactcctacGCCAGCCTCATGGCGACCCTGGAGCAAAATCTGGGTCTGGTCGCGGCCAATATATTAACCTTTGGGACGCTGTTTGCCTCACGCCGGAAGGGGTCCAGGCGGAGGACTCCATTCCAgagcacctcctccgcgGGCACATCAAGGAGCAGAAAGACAGGCAAGTCCTCGTCAAGCAGAGCGGGGAGCATCACTCGAACCATCACCCGTGCCTCCTCCCGCGCCAGCTCCCACAAATCActccacagcaacagcacaGCAGCCGAAGTGTCAAACGGACACAACAGACAGGGGCACTCCGCCAGCGTGAGCAGCCTGGGGAGTTTCTTCCGGGCtgataacaacaacaacgacaacaagaacaacaacaacaacaacaacaataaccaCGACAAGTACGACGATGACAGGCATAGCAGTAGCGATGATGAAGGGACTTActttgagggcgaggagatcGACCTCGAGTCGGGGAATTGGTGGCCGAGGGGGATCATCAAGACTGTGAGTGTGgaggtcgtggaggaggtcaacGTTGATTACGTGCCGGATCGTGCTGCTGGggaagcatcatcatcgtccggTAGTGGTGGGGGGGCAACGCGCGGTGAGGGCTCAAGAAGGGGAGCCAGAAACTCGGTGGTTATCGTTCAACCCCCAAAGGCGAGGGTCAAGAGGGGAAGTGTTGCTTTTGACGATCGGGCAGAGGAAAGCGAGGAGATGGCCGATTGGGAGGTTATGATCAGGGGAGGGCCGGCGAGGTAA